The region GGAGATGATGACTGAGCTCCTGCATGTTTTAGGAGGCAGAATTCCCTGATTTAACAAGGGAGCTTTGTTACATTTGGTAAGTATCAATTAACccatgtaaattattttatacaaaTGTGCATGCTATGGCTTTGTGGTAATTTTAGATTCTTTAACTATCACAAAGTCTCAGAAGAAAACCTCTTAGGAAAGCAAATGAGTAACAGAGGTAGATTTCACCTTtaagaacaaaacaacaaaaccccccccAAAGGCCTGCCTCATTTGCCATTACTGAGATTCTCCCCATGAGGAACCACTGACTTCCTGTGAAGGACTCATAGAAGGCTGAGTATGTTTGGTGTTTATGGGGCAGTGTCTCATTCAGGAACACAGATTAAAACTTTGAGTTAATTAAAAACTCATCCTCTTCACTTTGCAGATGCTAAAAAGGACATTTAAACCTTGCCTCCTGTGATAAGTTACTATTTTTCCCACCCTACCCcaagaaatgtttatttaagtAGTGCACACAGGGTTTTAAATCCCTAAGGGCCTAATAAGGAATGTGAGGTTAGTCACTTGATAAGGGTTCTACGTTTTTTCTCCAATACATCCATTTATGTGGTTACAGAGATTTGTATTTCAGTGTTACAGGGATCTAAATCATTAATCATTTAACCTCAAAGTGCTGTGAAGCAATTAGGTATCCATACTTCACGCAACTGTGAACATGAGACTAAGCTGAAGTTCATCCAAACTGAGCAGAGAGGGATTTCAATTTTAGTTTGAaaatttttcctgcttctgagTAATCAAGAAAGTCGGGATAGTGCAAAAAATAGCTAATCATGAtggaaatgatttttttttttttaatctgctttagaaaaacccaagaaaaatgtaaagtttCTCTGGGGGAAAGGCTTCAAATAGGGCTAAGATAACGATTATGTATTTCTGCATTCTCTAAGGAagtcttcagaaaataaaacccaaaccctacAAAGAAGTAAACACTTCCAAAAGGTCCCAATAtctctttctctttgctgcaatctatttttattttgcaaatccATTTCACTCATATTTGGCTCTGTTAATTCCAAtttattttgactgtttttaGGTCAACACCCAGagtgaacacacacacacacacacacacttccaATATTCTTGACATGTTTTATTATAAAGCACTTCAGACAAACTTTGattcaaaaccaaaaagttatcatctgtaaaagaaaactattttaaaacagGATTCATAAAGAAAATAGACTGTTCTTAAGCATCAACTTCAGTTGGAGCTCTTCTGTAACGAAATCTAAAGACAAAACTGAGGGACCAAGAGCTACTAATGTCACATATACTGATAAAAGGGAGACTAAGATGTTACACACAAACCATGGAGCATCTTATTGTTGATAATGAAACAGGAACACTCGATAGTTAATTCTGGCCTGACAAAGCAGTCcaacatttaaatattcttcagtCCCAAAAGAGACAAACCATTAACATTTCTCATCCAATAACTAAGCCAGCCCTGGCAAAGGGTTAAAGCTACTTCAAAGCATGGAACATGATAAGCTTTTCATTTCATGTACTTCTCCTGTTGATCAGCCAGGATTTTTGCTGAGGATTTAGCATCATAGAAAAgttcatttatttcttcaatATGCTCTTTCTCAATGCTGTCTTTCCCATTAATCTTGGCAAGCAGGTTAGCTGGGGTCAGCAACTGCACAGCATACCTGTGATCAAACAGAGGCAGATGAGTAATTACAATTCAGTGCATCCCAGGGAACTGATGATACAGAGAGGTGGGACATTTGCTGGGAAACACAGCTCTACCAGCAGTATGAGAAAGTCAGCAAGCACTCCAGCACATTCattctttaaagaagaaaagaggagcATTACCACTCTCTTTTTAACAATTGTTAACAGACCATGACATTGTAAAGGAGAGGTTTGTCTGCTTTCAACAGTGAGTTTTAGACCCAGTCATGCTGAATAGAAAACTGCCCAACTTACCTCAGGGTTGTCTTGGTACCAATTTCCCCTAAGTGGTTTAGAGCTTCTTCACTGATATTAATCCCTTCTGTCTGAGCACGAAGTTTTGTGATCTGTTGGGAAGAGTGAGGTATGTGCCCAAACAATTAACATGCTAAATTACTTAATTTAGTATCTGTAAACTATCAGCTTAGAGATGAGACATGCTACAAGACAAGGTGGTGTGGAGTTACCCTGGTGTAACTTACCACTAAACCAGATTTTGTAGAATTCTAAGTCTTTGAACAGGcaaatataatattaaaaaaactgtTATCACACAAGGAAGGCAAAGAAACACATCTAGACTGCTAACCCTTCATGGTAACTCTGCACACTTAGCAAATCCTATCTACTAATAAGGAGCAGAATATGAGAACTTATATaagtaaatggaaaatgtaTGTTAGAAGTTAGTGGCAGCTGGAGGCTTCTGGATAGCTACACCAGTTACTGAATTCTGCAGTGTATCACTGATGCTGTACAGCAGAGCCCTCCAAAAAGCCCTACAGAAAGCTACACCCTTTCCTTAGCAGCTCTCAATACACTTTTTATTAAATTGACAAGAAGATAGTAAAATAAATCAAGAAGTTACTTTCTATGATTCACCTATtccttcaagaagaaaaaaaaatcactaagaAGAATCTAATCTTTCAAGAACAGTCTCAGGCTTGTACCAGTTTGAAGATCCTTACAAAGTTGGAGAGGAAGATATCACCAATAAGCCTGAGCATATAAAGCTGTAACAAAAGTGGCACAAGTCTCTCGGTAGTCTGTATTACCAGCTGAGTGATAAGGGGCAGACTGGATAATGATGTTGTGTTGTAGTGCAGAGATAACTCTGGAACTGCAAGCCTCATATAATACAGGTATTTTTCACTTTGGCAGCTTTGTAAACAAGATATCAAGAAGCACTCGTTTAAATTAAAGCCATAAAAATGCGCTCAGGGAGCAGAGTAAGAGAGGGGCTTGAAATGGCAGAAAGTTGGTGCTACGATATGTGCACTGAATATTGGCAATGCTGCTGCCAATTGCAATTTCAGGTTGAAGATTTTTTTACCTGTAGATCACCTAGGCATCCCCTTCCCTTCATTCAAACACTGCTACTTTGTTCTTCCTCTGCTATGAACAAGGTTTTGAATGCCACATCTTTAACAATGTTTTTTAGAATAACTTTTTATCTAGTAACCTGGTAAAACATTACCTAAGGACTAGGGCCCAAGCCATTAATCCACCACATATGCATTTACTATGGAATAGGAAAACAAGTGTTTATCATATGAAATACATTAGGAACATTAAAACATCTCAGTTATAACCTTTAATATCCAACAGGAGGCACATATGCAAAAAAGTTTGGTTACAATACCACCTGACTAGAATAAGCATAACAACGAATTTTTTCACTATTTTGGTTGCACTAAGGTTACTGTGTGTCTTTTCTCAGAGCAGCACTTCACAATGGGTTTTCTACTTTATCAACATGCCCCCAAAAAAATTTTGAACTGGTTATGAACAAACTTTCAGTAGATACACAACCAGATTCTGTGTTGATAAAGGAGTCAGTTGTGAAGGCAAAGAGTATCACACAGAGACTCAGGAGCAGAAACTTCTTCCTAACACAAAAGACAAATGAGAGCAAGAATAGAGAACTTACTTATGCCTTGTTTTTACCTCCACCCCAACTGTACTTAAAAGCCAAAGTTAAGTGTAATagctcctcctcttctcccatgagaagctgCCATTCAAAAGCCTTAATTTAAGGGAAGATGAGATTATCTGACTATGGGAACATGATTCCAGATGTCTGAACTCAATTTTTATCTTTAGGAAATGCTACTGTGAACACTTCCTTTCCTTCAGCCCTGGGGAGGGTGGAAATCACAGCACTTACCCAGCTCTTCTGAACATCAGCATTGAGGAAGTGTCTTACCTGCATGGTACTACAGCACTAACTACACAGAATTCACTTACACTACAGGGAAATCCAAACAGTCTTTAATACCCCCAGGTTGCATAAAAGTCACAcatgaaaatttgttttgtagACTAAACCTAATTGTAATGTTAAATCACTGGGCTGCTTCTACTGCAATCTACACTACAGTGCTTCAAAGTGTCCTTTAGGTACCAAAAAAATCATCCTGAGAACAGCTCAGGACATCATCAATGAAAAGCTCCTCCAATCAAGTGAAATTAAGCTCTGCCTCTGTTCTATAAATGCATCCACATCACCTTGGcacttttccagcagcaggagaccaTTATCTGGCATAACACTCTCTTCCACTGACACTATCTCTTAAATAATACAAAGAATTGACATGGTAAACCCTAATGTCTTCTGCATTGTGTCACTTCCCAGCACTGAGAGGCTAATGAGGGGGGATCTTTGACACAATGCATCATAATGGCACCAAGCATTATAATCAATACACAATACACTGTGATGGCCCCACAGGAAAACTTCCAGGCGTTTGGAAGGATATCTCTGCAACACTTTCTGTGCTTACATTTCCAAACTTAACTAGGAGCATAAAAATTCTCCCCATTTCAGGAGACAGCCCCAGTAGGTTAAAGCTACAGTACAGGGcacaaaggcagaaaatgcaGCACATGAGGTTGTATTCCTCAATCCCTCTCATGTCAGGGAAAAGCCTGAGGTCTGGGACAGAAGATCCCACCATGTGACACTTCATCTTATACCAAGTGAAAAAGCACTACCTGCTGAAATCTGTAAGCTATGGAAAGCACATCTGTGCAAGAGATTGCTTCAGCTAACAGTTCATCCCTTCCTGCAAGTGAGGTGCAACTTTCAGCTCCACCTGTGCCTAGTAACTCTTCAGTGGCTGGGAGTCAGCAAAGTTGTGTGCACAGTTTTAACCAGCTCACTCTATTAACTCCTAGAGAAGCAGGCTTTTAACAAGCAGGAAGCTTTCTAGCACAAGTCCTGGTGACCACAGAGTCAAACATCTCTACAGTAACAGACTAGGCAGAAGCTGTGCACAACTTTGGGGACTTGTAATAGGCTCTTTAAAATCCTGTGCATACCTGCTTCATTTCTTGGGGAGTATAGAGCATGGTTCGGATAATCATGACTCGATCCAGCAGGTCCAGTGGTATTCCATGAGGAGACACAATATCCTCTGTGCCTCTAGAGGAGaaaccaaacagaaagaaagcagacaCTACTGTGAGTTCAGTACATTGATTTGGGTAAAATCAGTGAAGAGTGACTACACTAGTTTACAATTGTGTGTCCACAGAGACACACAACCCCTGGGTCAGACAGGAAACTTTCTGGTCTAAGGTTCATTCCAGACAGCCCCAGGGAAACAAATACTATTGCTGGAGCTCTTAAACATGCCTCTCAAATATAGTGAGAAGTGCTTTCTTGTATTGTATCTCACAATACAGCCTTATCTAATGTTCCAAGGTATCCTCCAGCAAGGAACAAATCATTCTTACTAAGTTGTTTAGCAGTATCAGCAGAAATTATATATTCTATTATCCATTTGGAGAATATCCCCTGTTGCTGAGTAAGCCattctctccccagtccctccAGTGAATACAGTGGTTTACATTCCATGCCTGCAATCCAGCAAACTGAGAGGTTTAGGTCTCTGTATGAAGGACAGGGGCAGGATCTAGATCCCcaagcattttatttgtttgacaTACAACACCCAACAGCAAAGCCTGCAGACACATGCACTCTTGGTTTCCCAAGACCACTGTAATTTACTGTGAAGTCGAAAGATACCCAGATTTAATTTATGAGAATTACACAGATGGCAGTAAAAACAGTGAAGTGCTGGTATTTAGGTAGCTGCAGCTCTGGCCATGGTTCTCCAGTATTAGATATCGATATTATAtggaaaatttcctttcttaaatCACAGCTTTTTCATAACAAGATCTGCAGTGAATCCATGCTGACAGATCTCTACTTCCTTTACTTTTACAAGGCAGCTTTTTTATATCTTTGCAAAGAGAGTGCAGTAGTCCATCTTAAACATTTTTGAAGGGCTTATCATTCTCACTTCTAAGCAATGCAAACAGAGAAAGATTAATACCAGATGAGCCACTatgagggaaaggaaaagctggtTATACAGCTGAATTAAATCAATTCAAAGAGCAGCAATCATTGCTAATGACAGCTTGTTTAGACATAATTAGACCTAGACCACAAACTAGTAGTAGAACTTGCAGAAGActctgaaagaggaaagaacTTCTACTGAACATGCAAAGAATGCATTTCGTGGGTGCAAAATATCAAAGTGAGGTGGAAGTGAAAAACAAGTTGGTTGAAAAGATTGATCACGAAAAGCCAGACCAACatagcaggaaaaggagaagctgaactgtGACACACTTTACCAGTATGAACAAGAAGCTGAAGTCTGATGGAATTAGGATAGCAAGCAGCAAAATAATGCAAAAGCAGGAAACAATGGTATTAGAGGTTTGTAGCTCTGGTGCTTTTGATGTCCCTAATGTGCAGGTAACAGATGTACTGATGTATACAATGAGAACAGTAACTGTCACAGATCACCCAGGAGTGAAACAATTCAGAGACTGTTAGAGGAGGAGAGATGTGTTAGAGGAAAGAAGGACTTCCAGTCAGCCTGGTGTTAAGTGCTTGTCCCATCATGAAGCTCATGAGCAATTCTCAAGCATCAATGCAGCTTGCAACTCATGCAGAGGGTTATCACAGGTGTCACTGTCAGAGACAAAAGCCTTCCAAGATTTTAACTCTACTGTTACAGCTAATTCCAAGGTTTTTGGAACAATGCAATCTGGCAAATTCAAGTTTAGACATCATACCTGATAATGCAGTTTCCTCGGTTGGAAGCAAAGATGACAATGGGGGAAATAGAAGATTCCAGTGCTCGGTGCAGGTATGTGAAACACTCAATATCCAGCATGTGAACCTCATCCACAAAGAGCACACCTGGCACGAGCTCTGCAATGCCTTGATCGATGTATTTGTTCACCACCTTATTTATCTCTCCTCGAAGTTTGTCTGAGAACAAAAAGAAACTGTTGGTTGTTCTGCTAGTGAACTACAGGTCAGAGGGTAAGGCTCGAAGCAAGGAAAATTCTCCTTGAACTTTTCCATGGTTTGGTATCTTATTGCCACAAGGAAAATACCTGTGACTCTAAAATTTTCTGACATTTCATCCTGTGTCGGAGAGATATCTGTGCAACAAAGTATTTCTACCTGCAATACTCACATGTGAAAAATTGATTGTTGTAGGTTTGTGGAGTTTGGTAGGGGGTAGAGAAGTCAAGTCAAACCgcattttaaacacaaaactTACTGAAGTTTCCAAGCATGGCTGAAAAGAACATCACTGATGTTCTGTAAACCTACTGCTCTCAAAGCTATGCCAGATGTTATATCAATATAACTGGTGTTAGAATAAGCAAAGCAACCTCTGGAACagacaaaatacttcaaaagaTGACCATTCAGTTAGGTATTCAAACAGATTCTGATTTAAATTTAGATAGTAACTTAGAGAAACATCatttctttcaaagcaaaaaggaGAGCAGATCTGTCTGCAGATACTGTTTTCTCCAAAGACTTGCAGgtgggaagagcagcactgcatGTGGAGTTTCATGTCCTTAGACTCTTGTTATAGAGGAGCCATTATTCTTCTCCACCAAAATTCAGTATGATTGCTACATCACTTTCTAGAATTTGTTTATTACTGCTGTATTCAGTTTGGCTCTTTGTTGAAAGCCTGAACCTCACACTGTGGCAGGAATGTTGTAGGATAGGCACTGGCATTCTGACCTCTCCCCAGGAAGATGGGTGCAGAGCTCTGGATACATTTTACCACTACATGCATGAACCAGTAACTTGTACTGTCTCCAGCCCTTGCAATTCTAGCAACTGTATCACTGCTTCTGGAAAACTGAGTATGTATGAATATCTATTATGTAGGCATTCATTTAATTATACTAActctatttttaatctttttctaACTGGAAAACACCTGAATTATATAATCTCAAAATGCCATACAGGTTTCATACcagtaatttcagttttcttagGTTTCATCAACTGTCCCATCATAGAAAGGATGTCTTGTCCTCCCTAGGAAAAGAAAGTGACAGATCAGCTTTGAGGTCATGTAGTAAGCACACACCTTGGGAATTTTATAGATCAGGGACTGGTTAAAGAAGTTGTTTCTTAGAGTTAACTCAATACTTTATAGCAGAAATGTTTGATAATCTGTCAAAGTTTAGGTCACCTCACCACAGGAGTAGTCTAAACATAACCACCTAGCTACCTCCCCTCATCCTTGCTCATTTGGAGAGcataaaaaatcaaaatgaaatatccTCTCTTGAAAAAACTGTCACAGAGGAACTCTTAATGAATGAAATAGTTAGGGAACACAGAGACTTGGATTGCCTGCATATAAAGTAGGTGTTCAGCCTGTCAAGAGAGGAAGAATTATTCTAAATTTTATATAACTTTTTAATACCatcatttttatcctttttttttttttttttaataaagaggcTTATTTTGAAATTGACTAAGTTAAAGAATTGTATTGTTTTACTGTAGGGATTCCAGCCTTTACACTTGTTAGTGACTTCTGCTTTTGACACAGATGGAATTCCCTCAAGAGTGGATTTATGTGAAGACACGGCAAGGAGtaattcttctgttttctgggGGTTTTTGCTGCAATACATGCAGAGCTCTACTGAAATTCACAAAGAAGTTTAACAGGTGGCTATAAAACATGTCTGAAATAAGTAAGAATATCAACAGAATTCACAGCAGTCAAAAATACTTAGGACACCTTTTATCACAGTTCTTGCAGTTTCCATTTCATGGTTATAAAACCATAAACACAGAGCAGAATATATTAATCTGCATTCAGAACTTCcattaaatgaaattatgcaGGTCTGGCTGCTGCTACCTCACACCTGGAGGCAGCTTTCCTTCTGGAAAGAAAGCAATAATCTCTTTTTCTGGTCAGAGGCAACAGCCCACAATACTCTTTTTCTGCAAGTGATGGGGCACAGCGGTGGAGGGAAAGAGAGCAGGGTCTAGATTTTACATTAACTGTGAAGGTGGTGGATCCCAAATACCTGTGTGAAAGCTGTTTTACAACTCCCAGACTGTTCTCTGTAGTGCTAGGAGTGTTATGCTGACCAGTATTCATGACCAGGTGCATGAATTCTAGAAGGAACTGCTTTAACCTCTTTAACCTCCATGGCAGGGCCCTGAGGCAGCCAGCTGCAGCACGACCTCCCTGAGGAGAGCCAGACTGACCTTCCAGGTGTAACACCtactgcttttcctgcagtggAATCTTTGAGGGTGAGTTAGCTCAACTTCCTACATCTCAATTATTCTGGTAACATCACATCTatctcaaataatttttctgtaaagaCTTCATCTGTGAAGTCTGATACCTGAGGTCGAGCATTGGCCACATCCAAGTCATGCAGGGTGACATCctgaataatttcctttttcttgtgcACATCACCTTTTGGCAAGGGAACATACTCTTCAGCTTCAAGGTCAAATTCTGTAGCATAGATATCACACCTGCCTTGCCTCTGAGtaacaaaaaagagaaacccAGGTATAGAATTAATTTCAGTGCCAAAACCTTGAGTGACATGAATGTGATAACATGGTTAGTTCACAATTCCAGTTCTGACAAGCTTCAGCTGACAATTCAGACATCCCACTCCCTGCTTAGCAACAGGCATACCCTATCTGCTGATCAAAGCTCAAAAACTCTGTTGAGAAACACCTGATATTTTCAGTGGCAATAATATTCTACTCCTCTCTCCCCTTCTTTTACTGTAGGCAATTCTTGCTAAAGGACAAATCCAGCAGATTAACCAGAGATTGGGAAAACCTTCTTTGTAGGTGGGTGATTTATTATGATAGAAAATATTATGCTCATCCATTAAACAGCAAGTATCACTATACACTTTCTAAATCAGATATGAAAAGAATGCTAACTAATGCAGTATTCCTTTCTACATGTATATATCTTGTGGAGAAAATATCAGAGTGataaaagaaagattaaatacGCTGCACATGTCAGCCTGAAAATGACTTAAATTGTTTGgttcttcctctcttcccttaGAAATGCCTGGATCTTACAGAAAACTCATCCAGACAGCATCAGTGATAGCTTCCTTGCCAGATGACCTTAATTGTGAGCCAGATCGCCGCATCCTTTGGGTGCAAAAGAGACTTTTCTCTCCCGATAAGGAAAGCACTGggctctttttaaaaatttccatgtAACCACATCATGTCAGTTAAGGTTAATAAATCAGAGAGTCTTCTGACAAAGGCAGAGAAAGGTGTGCAAAAAACATACATCTGCATAAAAgtactgaatttttcttttaccttgACAGCTCCACTGTTTGCTTCAATATAAATAACGTCACCAGTTTCCACTCGCTCCTTCTGCAAGCTCTCAAAAATGCTCGGGTCCAGCTGGAGACAAACAAACAGCACAGTTGATCAAAGCAGCTCCATATTGTTATGGTAATCAAGGTAAAGAAACTCAGTTTGAAACTCACTCCCATCAGATAAAATTAAACTGCAACTCACCCTGACAAAACCTCTAGGATTTTATAAAGCTGTAATGTTTGAAGTAGGGATAGCAAATAAATATGGAAGATGCACAGAATTTACtgtcttacaaaaaaaaatctgctatcCAAAAGAAGTGACAGTGCCAGAAACATAATGGTACCAGCTACAAAACATACCTCTGAGCAATGTGACAATGTATTTATACCTAAGAAACAGTAGTTCTCTAGCTTTTTAGGaaaacttttataaaaaaatctgGCTATAGCATTGAATATATGAATCAATGATTTCTTGAGTCCTTATCCTCTGTGGAGCTCTGTGAGGGAGAGTGGGTGTGGAATATATTAGATGCCTTTGTTTCTCCTGGTACATGTTTATTCACTTTTGCTCTTCATTTCCTTGTTTTCAGAGTGAACAAATGAAAGATGATACTTAACAACAGAGACAGCTTTTAGTTCTCTCCAAGTCTGACAGCGAAATTGAATGgagacaagaaaacaaaaggaaagtgGGCCTGAGCTGGCAACACACCAGCTCAATTTCCAGTTCTCTATCAAATATTCACTAGAGCATGACACCCCATGTAGAAAGAAAAGATGTGACAGAAAGAACAATTTCTGTTTAAACAGGCAATATTTCCCAAGCCATCCTCAAAAATTTGGTTCCTGACAATCAcgaaaacaaaaccaaacaaggcCTTTCTCGTATGTTTATTACCATAGATATTCATTTACAGCCAGGGTCAGAGTTTATCACAGACTGAGACAGAACAAAGCTCAGATTGCCAACTCAGCCCATTTTTTGTGGTACTTGTCATTTACAAAATTGCATCAAGATCTCTTCCTATTAAAACTCACTTTTAACTCCTTGAAGACATACAGGTGAGTGCTGACAAACAGAGAAATAGCAGCTGCTAACCAAGTGATGATGGGTTTATCTCCTATTTCAATTAGTAGGATAAAAGACCAATATCTAAATATTCTACATAAAGCAGATAAACAGTCAAGATAAAGTTGTCTAGCCAAAGAAAGCAGCCTCCTGGCAGCCCCACTTGTCAGAGTGGATCCAGAGCTTGAAATAGAAATAAGAAGTGCTAAAAATAGAAGCTGCaaacccaaaatatttcaggaaatctCTGAGACTCTACCACACATACCTTCAACTGTTTGGTTCCCTTTGCAGTTTTGAGTCCTATAATTACATGGCTGATGGTTTTGCCATATCCCCCCATAGGATTCTCAGTCTCACAGGGAGTTAGTTCTGTCACTTCTCCTTCATAAACTTCCTTGGTCTCTTTAATCCTCAACCCTGcaagaaattgttttaaatagCTTCAGTATACACTTATGAGTCTGCTGCTTTATTGTCAACAAAATGTAATATATAGTTAGGGTGCCTTATATTTCATGGTgatgttttacttttaaagacagaaagatGAATTATTGTTCTCTTCTTCAATATTAAGTGAGAATATCCATCCTGTGCATCAGAATGAAAGCTCAGCCCAAGTTCTGACCTGCTAAGAAGTTTATTAAACttttagaaattactttcttctaTTCCTTATTATTAGTTCTTGAAGCAAATGTTAGAATCCTCTGTCTCTTTTCCCTCCCACAAAGAGGAAATTTGCTTGATTTGCTCCCTATGCTAAAGCCAAAAACACAGATCACCTTCTGAAACTAGTGACATTAATATGAGATTTACACAATTTTTGGACCATCAAAAAAGCCCTGCAAAGttaacaaaaatacagaagaaaaaaagtaacttCATAAAAAACTTTATATTTTAGCAACTGAGTTAAAAATATAACATAAATTGATTAAACAGGTATTGTGCTAGAACATCATAAAATTACTAAAGGGTTTAtgtataatttcaaatatttttccagttaaTAGCAAAAGGTGACCTAGATAAAATTTAGCAGAAACTGctaaaacacaaatttaaaactatttcaaaaTAGCTGAAAATTACATCCTCgctttgttatttttcatacaTCCAAGCAATCATCAGAATATCAGGCTATCTTCTGTTCTAGTCACAATTACTGTAATTAACTAGCTTGTTTTAAATTGATAAATAATATAGAGCTGAAGACATTCATAGGCAGACTGTTTCAAAGCAAACCCACTATCATCACTGCCACCACTACAATTATGTATGTTCTAACTACACAGAAGTTCAAAGAATCCACATCTGAAGAAACTCCATGAAGTATTTTATGAGACACACATGCCATACCAAAAataatgaatgaatgaatgaatgaatctGTAACAAGATATAAGGAAGTCATCTTGCCCAGTCTGAGGGTATTGTGACTTTATAAACCTTTGCTTGTTCTGtaacttttcattttgctttgaaacAGATCAGACACTTCACCAGTAATTTTGAGCTGCTGATAGAGGCTATAAAGAACTGACAAATACGAGTCTGTCTCCCTCTACTGGGCCCAAATTCAGACCAGGATCTGAAATGTGAGAAACAGCCTAACTGTGAATAACATGACAAATTCTTGGTaagaaatgtttgctttctcttACTTAAGATGagataaaaaaatgtgtataaagtttatttcagtaattttaaaaatgttcttcagGTATGCCAAAACACcagacagaaat is a window of Vidua macroura isolate BioBank_ID:100142 chromosome 13, ASM2450914v1, whole genome shotgun sequence DNA encoding:
- the RUVBL1 gene encoding ruvB-like 1, encoding MKIEEVKSTSKTQRIAAHSHVKGLGLDESGAAKPAGAGLVGQENAREACGVIVELIKSKKMAGRAVLLAGPPGTGKTALALAIAQELGSKVPFCPMVGSEVYSTEIKKTEVLMENFRRAIGLRIKETKEVYEGEVTELTPCETENPMGGYGKTISHVIIGLKTAKGTKQLKLDPSIFESLQKERVETGDVIYIEANSGAVKRQGRCDIYATEFDLEAEEYVPLPKGDVHKKKEIIQDVTLHDLDVANARPQGGQDILSMMGQLMKPKKTEITDKLRGEINKVVNKYIDQGIAELVPGVLFVDEVHMLDIECFTYLHRALESSISPIVIFASNRGNCIIRGTEDIVSPHGIPLDLLDRVMIIRTMLYTPQEMKQITKLRAQTEGINISEEALNHLGEIGTKTTLRYAVQLLTPANLLAKINGKDSIEKEHIEEINELFYDAKSSAKILADQQEKYMK